The nucleotide sequence ACGACTATATTTTATATTTTTATTTTTCTTTCCCTGCAATGCTTTTTGGCCTAAAACTTTTCATAATCAGAGTGTTTAGAACCACGCTAAGTGAGGAGAGCGCCATTGCACCTCCTGCTATAACCGGGGAAAGAGTAAATCCTGTAAATGGATAGAGAACCCCCATAGCAATAGGTATTCCGACTGAATTATAGAAGAACGCCCAAAAGAGATTTTGTTTTATTTTTTTCATAGTATAATCTGAAAGTTCTATTGCAGTTAAAACGGCACGCAAGTCATTTTTTACTAAAACTACACTCCCACTTTCTATCGCAATATCAGTGCCTTCTCCAACAGCAATTCCAACATCAGCTTTAGCAAGCGCGGGGGCATCGTTGATTCCGTCACCAACAAATGCTACCTTTGAACCAGTGGCCTGCAACCTTGATACTTCTCTTGCTTTATGTTGGGGTGGTACGCCCGCTAAGACTTTTTTGATTCCAACTGTCTTTGCTATGGCCTTCGCAGTACGTTCGTTATCGCCAGTTATCATCAAAACATCAATGCCCATTTTTTGCAAACTTGATATGGCTTGAGGGGAATGCTCTTTTATTGTGTCTGCTATTGCTATTAAACCTAATAATTTGCTATCCGAAGCTACGGCCACAACGGTTTTGCCGCTGTTTTCAAGTTTGTGCATTTCTCTTTCTGCTGCATGGCTTAGTGAGACATTTCTTTTTTTCATAAATGCAGCATTGCCAACGATTATTTCGTGATTCCCAATTTTTGTTGATATGCCATATCCGGGTATTACTTTAAATGATGATGTCTTGAGTAAGTTGATTTTAAGTTTCTTTGCTTTGTTTATTATAGCTTCTCCAAGATGGTGCTCTGATTTCTTTTCGGCGGAAGCTGCGATAAGTAAAAGTTTTTTGCTTGTTATGCCGAAGGGAATTATATCAGTAACTTCTGCCTTACCTTTAGTTATTGTTCCTGTCTTATCGAGAACTATTTTTTTGATCTTATGCATTAACTCAAGACTCTCTGCGTTTTTGAAAAGTATTCCGTATTCGGCCCCTTTGCCGGTCCCCATCATCACCGCAGTTGGAGTTGCAAGGCCCATAGCACATGGACAGGCAATTATCAGCGTAGAAACAAAGATTGTAAGTGAGAAGACAAGTTTTTCTTTTGCAACAAAAAACCAGTATGAAAAGGACACGAGTGAGAGGATAAGGACGGCCCAAACAAAATTTCCTGCAACAATATCAACAAGTTTTTGAATGGGGGCTTTTGAGCCTTGTGCCTCCTCAACTAGTTTTATTATTTGCGCCAACAGCGTATCTGAGCCTACCTTAGTGGCTCTAAATTTAATAAACCCTGTTTTATTTATTGTGCCGCCTATAACAATACTTCCTTTCTTTTTGTGGATGGGCATGCTCTCTCCAGTCACCATGCTTTCATCAATGCTCGAAGAACCATCAATTACGACTCCATCAACAGGAATCTTGCCTCCTGGCTTCACTAGGATTATGTCGCCGGGTATGACACTACTAATGGGGACTTCTATTTCTTTTCCATTTCTAATTATGGTAGCCGTCTTTGGTTGTAAACCTATTAGCCGTTTTATTGCCTCAGAAGTCCTGCCTTTTGCTATGGATTCTAGATATTTACCGACAACTATAAATGAAAGTAGAAGAGCGGCAGTTTCAAAATATACTTCACCTTCAATAAGCCCAATCGTTACTACGGCACTATAAAGATAAGCAGTACCTACTCCGATTGCCACAAGACTTTCCATTCCTGGCATTCGATTTATAAGAGAACGAATTCCTCTTACAAAAAAATCTCTGTTTAGATATAGTACCGGAGTAGAAAATAGAAATTGGAGTATTGCAGAGTTTTCAGATATTAGCGGCGGATATTCTAAAAGGATGATTCCTTTGACCATCTCTGGGAGGCCGAGTATTAGGGTTGGAAGTGAAAGGGTAAAGGAGTATATTACCCTTAACCTAAGCTCTGCTATTTCTCGTTCACGCTGAATTTTTTCTTTGTCGCGGGCTTCCGAACCATAAAGAAGGGAGGAGGTACCGCTATCCTCACTTTTGTGTTGGCTTTCGTCTATTTCAGCCTTGTACCCAAGAAGGTCAATAGTTTTTTTGAAATCGTCAGGACTAGTTTTCTTCTCATCGAATTCAACTATTGCATTATTAGTAGCAAAATTTACAACAGCCGCTTTCACGCCATCAATTTTTTTGAGTCTTTTTTCAATGTTTGTGGCGCACGAAGCACAGTGCATCCCTAAAATGTAGAATTTTATTTTTTTCATCTAATCCCTCCGTCTCTATATGTATGTAAGCGGTCCTTTTGGTCCGGCTATCATTATGATGGAAGCAGCCAGAAAAAGAGATGCAGAAAAGTAGAAGAAGTCAGAAAGCCCTGAGTTATGATGCTCCTTCTTTGCAGCACCCACTTCTCGATACATCATATAACTTAAACCAAATATTACAATAACACATAGTGAGAAGAAGATATAAAGAAATGGCAGAAGGTTATCAGAGAAGAGCATAATTGAGGTCATTGCACCCATTGGTCCTGACATCATTCCCGCCATTATTCCCTCCATCGCCCCCATAACTCCACAAAAACGCCCTAAATTGACGCCTAACCCTATCCCTATAGTCATCCCAACTAGTGAACCTATAAACATACCGTTTGTTGCACCTACGAGAAGGCCGAACATTGAACCGCAAACCATACCCATTGTCATTCCTATCATCATACCATTTGTGCAGGACAAACCTTTGCGATAGCATGACATATGGTAATAAGCGAATGCAGTAGAGATTGATGCGAAGATAGCAAGCAGAAGAAAAGGGAGATAGGCTGAATCGAACATCCCTCCAAAGTATCCCAAAGCACCTAAAAAGATAAGTGTTAGTAATGAAACGAGAGCATTAATAAGGAGTCTGCGTTCGACTTCTAAAGAAGCATCCCTACCATCAACAAGACGCATGCAATAATCTTTTACAAACGCCCAGTTGCCGCGAGTCACAAAAGATTCTTTATTAGTCTCAATAAAGCCTTTTAGCGCAAGAGCTTCTTTCAATGATGAAAAGTCATTTTCGCTTGAGTAGAAAACAACTATGCCGGAGTCGTAATCTATGCTCTTTAGTTCTGCATTATGGTCCCGTGCAATTTTCTCTAAAAGTTTCTCGCAACTGCTGCACGAAAGGCCGGTTAAATGCAAAGTTAAATCAGGCATAGGATCACTTTTTGAGTAATGGAATTTTAGCTACAGTATAGCCTTCTTTTTCTATTGCGACTATTGCTGACTCAATAGCATCTTTACTTTTGGCATCAAATCTTATCTCACCTTTTTTGGAATCTACGCTGATGTTTGATATCCCTCCTATTTCTGAGAGAGCGTCTTGAAGAAGAAGTTCGCAAGAGCGGCAGTGAAGCCCAACTACTTTCAAAACTTCAGTCATTTTTTCATCACCTCGCAGTTGCTGCATTGCCTTTTTAGGAGAAAGTGGATGGAGAGCGCAAGAAAGACTATGCTAATTAATCCTAAGGATAGGTTAAAACCAGAGATAAACGCTGCGGCAGAACCCAGGCCTGCCCACATTAGAAGGGGGGGATAACAGAAAGGGCATGATGTTGTAAAGAATGCTAAAGTGCTACCAATAACAGACAGTTTTAGTGGAAGAGTATGTTTCTCTTTGTTAGAGTGGTTGTAGAAGAGGAGAGTAGCATTAAGAGAAATGAGAAGAGAAATGCAAAATATTATGAGCAATAGCAATGGGTCTGTAAAGGGATTTATCTGCAGTGGTAAAGGAACTATAAAGTTGGAAGTTATTGAGAGTATAATAAAAAATATGAGAAAGAGGAGACTAAACAAGAGAGTATATTCTCTTTTTGATAGTATGTTCCGTAGGTATAGGATAGAATGTGATGCGCTCATACGACCACTAGTTTGCCTCCCCTAAACATTCTCATGCCGCAATTGTACTCGAAGGTACCTTCTCTGTTTGGAATAAAATCGACTATCTGTTCCTCACCGCTTTTTGAAATTGCACGGACGTTTAAACCATATATGACGAGCTGTCTTCCACAACCTGCATTCTTATCGGCTGAGAAATGCAGCCTGACCGGTACTCCCTTTTTTACTTCTATTCTGTCTTTGTCATATCTCCCTGTCGAAAGCGCCCTAATATAGATATCCTGTACTTCTTTATTACCGGATGTTCCAGTAACATAAGAGGAGGGAGAGGTGTTTGATGAGGGAGAGCGGATAGTGTTTAGAGTTGTAAGGGATGCATCAAGAGGACATGCTCCAACATTCCCACTTTCGCATGATGGTTGCGACGAAGATGACAGGATACCGGCAACAAGATAAATCAGAAGAAGGATTGCAAGGGACGAAGCTAGTATAAAGGGGAAGGTATTCATTTGTGCATTTATTTGAGCGGTTTTTGCCATTTGATTATTTAGTTGAGTAGTTGCTTTGTTTTCTGAGGCTTTTTCATTTCTTGTCTCTTGATCGCAGCCACAACCAAAAGAGCTCCTGGGAATCTCGTTTGGTTCTTCTTGTGGTGTATTGCTTTGGTTTACAATGGGTTCAATATGGACCACCTCTATGTTAAATTTATTAAATTTAATTGCTGTTAGATGTATCATTTGACTGAAACAATATAAATTAGATAATGAAACAATGTTTTTAATGTAGGTTGTAGTGTGAAAATATGGAAAACATAAATAAAGTAATAGCTGGGATTTTAGTTACGGCATTCTTTATTTTTCTTATTACGGCGCTTTCCTTTGTTTATGTAGCATCAATCGAAGGTGCGGAGATACCAAGTCTTTTTCAGCCGTTTCTCCAGTATCATGTTGAGTTCATGATAATTATGGGGCTTGTGGGTTTCGTTGCTGGGATTGTTATTTATAATAATCTTATATCGACCATTCAGAGGCAAAAAAAGACAAATGTTGGGATAGTGATGAAGTTCCTTGAAGACAAAGAAAGGGAGATTTTGGAGCTGCTCTTAAAGAGAGACGGGATGACAACACAGAGTGAAATTTCAAGACTCCCTGGAATGAACAGATTAAAGGCTCACCGCATCGTAAAGAAACTTGAAAAAAGAGGAATAATATACATAGAAAAAAACGGAAAAGTGAATATGGTTCGCCTTATAGACGAACTGAAAGAAAAATGAAAAGAAAAAGTTATCCTATGACTTCTCCAATTGCAAAGCTGGAACGAAGCTCCTTTATCTTTATCTTCACATTGTCGCCTTCCTTCGTATTCGGCACAAAGATTACAAAGCCGTCTTTCTTTGCTATTCCGTCTCCTTTTGCTGCTTTGGCCTCTATAGTGACATCAAGCTCATCGTTTACCTTGACGGGTTTGGGGCCAAAATCTCGTATGCCTCGCCTACCAAATCTACTATCTTCTCCCTCTGAACCTTTCATCCTCACTACCTCCTTTGTCAGATTTTGCGTTGGTTGGTTATGGAAGAGGTTATTTAAAAATGATGGTATGAATAAAACTATGAAAGGGAGAAGCTTCGGGTGGATTAGTTCATTTTTAGTTTTTATTTTTTTAGTCTGTTTTTCTTTTGGCTATGAGCCAACTTCCTTTTCTTTTGTCGTGGGAGGAGTAGTAAATGTAAATTCAACATTTTTTTTAGATATTGTCGCAAATAACAGCAACTATGTAGGAGGTTGTTCTGATAGAGTGAACGCCAACAGTAGCCGTGTCCTTGTCAATTCAAGTGGAAATTTTATTGCGCTTTCGGATTATAACATTTCAGAACGCTATAATGCTAGCGGAATTAGCGGGACTGCCCGCCTACAGATTAAGATTTCTGCATTGGGTATTTACAATATAAGCTTGAATACGACAGGATGTGAAAACGTCTCACCATATACCAGCACAACCATCTCTCTCTATGGAGGCAGATTTTTTGGCTATGTTTGGAATGGGAGTATAGGAAATCCATTTTTGGGAGCGGAAGTAAAATTATCTGGAAACTATGGAAATGAAACTGCATTTACGGATTCAGATGGATATTACCAGTTTTTTGATGTAGTACCCTCTAATGGATATATGATATCAGCAAATGCAAGCGGGTATGAATCAAACCAGAGCTGGAATCTTACTCTAGTTGAAAACGAAAGCAAGAGCATAAATTTTACACTAAAAAGAATTAGTGGAGAAGATGTGACAAATGGTTCTCTTTTTGGTTTTGTACTAAATTCAAGCAGCGGTTATGGAATAGGCGGTGCAAATCTCAAAATGGATAACTCGACTCTAAACATAACACTAAAAACCAATACTTCACAGAATGGAAGCTACTCCTTTTTCAATATGATGCCTGGATTATATCTGCTTTCGGTCACTGCTACAGAATTTGAGGGCCACTCTAGAATTGTGTTAATTGTAGGGGGTTATAATTATCTCAATATAACACTCAACGAAAGCAAAGGTGGAAGAATTTTTGGTTATGTAAGAAATGTAAGCAACAATGCAAGTGTTCCAGATGCACTAATAAGGATATCAAAAAACAGATATTTAGTAACTAAAAATACAGGTAGCAACGGGTATTATTATTTTGATAATCTTACTGCCGGCAACTACACCTTGCTTGTAAATGCTACAAAGTTTATATCACGCACGTTATACTTTGAATTAAAAAATTCTTCAAGCGCTGTAGAGCTTAACATTTCATTATTTACAATTAGTCTTTCAAACTTATCAAACGGAGTTTCATGTGAAAATGATGATCAGTGTGCAAGCGGAAATTGTTGCAATAGAGTATGTACTGCTCTGGATTGCAATGTAAGCGCAGGGGGAACTTGTAGAGAAAGTGTTGAGTGCGAAGCTGGGCTTTCCTGCTGTTACGGAACCTGCCAATTGCCTCCGTGTATTCAGCTCAATGTTCCTGAAGGAGGTGCATGTAACAAAACTTATCAGTGCATAAGAGGACTTGTGTGTTGTGGGGGCTTTTGCAAAAGCGGCGAGTGCGTAGAGGACGTTGAAGTTGAGGTTGAAAAAACAGAAGTAATAGTGCTTGGGTTCGAAAGAATAGGTGTCAAGAGAAAAGTAATCTCAAATAAGAGCATGCAAAGAAGTGAAGTCTCTCTTAATATTATAAATATAGAAGAAGAAGCGATTTATAATGTAGAGCTTTGGGAGACCGTCCCGTCAAATGTTGCTGGAGTGGGTATTAGTGAAATAGAGCCAAAGGAGCATTACATACTTAATGGAAGCGGCGGAAGCAAGATCATTATATGGAGATTTTCTGTCCTTGAGCCTCAAAAAGAGATAAGTATACGATACAAAATAAACAAATTTGTTGATGATGCAAGCGGCTTTTCTTCTTTTGGGAAGAGATATGAAACAGTGACTCCTGAAAAGATTAAGATTGCAAGGCTAATTGCGCCAGCAAGGATAAATGTGGGAAAACAAGTTACACTCGCACTGAAGGACATTGATGGTACGCCTATCCCTAATGTTGGGATTATAATTTCTGCACCAAACGGACAGAATATGATACTCATCTCAAATGACGATGGAATGGTGAAATATGTAGCGAGCATAGAAGGCGAGTATACGTATTCGGTTGAAGGATGGCAACTTATAGAATCTGTAAGAAAAACGATGTCTGTAAAGGAATACGTTGAACATATAAATATAAGTTCAGGGATAAAGGTTGGTCAGATACAGCTAAACGCAAGCGAGATTTTTTCGTTTGGACTCGCTGGATTAGTGTTAGTTTTTATAGCTGCAGGTATTGTTCTTGTTTTGATTATTCTGTTTTATTATATTTATTTGAAAAAAAAGTGAAGAATACTTTTTTTCCTATTTCATTTGTAACAAAATAAACAAGAACCAAAAAAAGTATAATTAAAAGAAGCGTAGGGTTTGGAGGGGAAAACCTGAAAATTTCGGCTGTTATTGGCGTATAGATGAAAGCAAACGTAAGAATTATTGCAAAAAGCGAAGTGATGATCAATGAAAGGGAAGGTTGGCTTTTCCAGGCAGGGAGTGTTGTGCGGAGGGAGAAGATTATCGTTATCTCTGTGAGAATGGAGAGTAAGAACCAAGACGTTCTGAACTGTGATACTGGGGTATTAAGGAAAAGCAACATGAGAAGAATTAAGAGAACATCAAAAAATGAGCTAATGAGCCCAAAAAAGAGCATAAAGCGAAAAATCAATGAGTTATCCCATCTTTGAGGTTTTTTAGTGTATGATGAATCAACATTGTCTGTAGATATTGCAAACATTGGAACGTCGGATATGAGATTTGTAAGAAGTATTTGTGAAGGGAGTAAAGGGATGAAAGGAAGAATGACTGACGAAAGGCTAACGGTCAGCATATTTCCAAGATTTGCGCTAACCGTATAACGGACATATTTGAAAATGTTTCCAAAGATTTTTCTTCCCTCTTCAACGCCTTCTGAGATTATATCCAAACTTTTTTGTAGGAGGATTATATGAGATGCCCCCTTTGCTACGTCTGCTGCGGTATCAACGGATATACCAACATCAGCTGCCCGGAGAGCAGGAGCGTCATTTATTCCGTCGCCCAAAAAACCAACAACATGTCCGTTGGAGCGCAAAGCCTCAACAATTTTTAGTTTCTGATCAGGGGTAACGCGTGCAAAAACGTCATATTTTTCCACAGCCTCCAAGAGTTCTTTTTCGCTCATCTCTGAAATTTCGCTTCCAAGGATTATTCTGTTGTCTTTTAGTGGAAGACCAATGTCATTGCATAGTTTTCTCGTGACATTTGGGTCGTCACCTGTGAGAATCTTCACTTGGATGTTGAGTTGATTTAAGCGTTTTATCGCATGTGAAGCAGTCGCTTTTGGGGGATTTGAAAAAAGAACAAAGCCTATGAATATGAGGTTCTTTTCGTCGTGAAGGGAATAATCGGATTTGGACTCTATCTCGCTATATGCAACTCCTATTGTACTTAACCCATCTTTTGTATATTGAGAGATTGCGTTCAATACCTCCTCTTTTTTCTTCTCAACTGGGAGGACAGTTGACTTCATCTTGATTCTTGAACAGACGTCTAAGACGGATTCCGGCGCTCCTTTTGTTATTATATATTTCTTTGCTCCCTCTTTGACTATCACCGACATTCTTTTTCTTTTGAAATCAAAAGGAATCTCATAGAGCTTTTCAAATCTGGATATATCTGCACCGGCCTTTTTTCCTTCCTTTTTTATTGCAATATCTATTGGGTTTCCACGAATTCTTGTTGAACCAACCGCTGAGTTACAGAGAAGAGCGTATTCAAAGACATCATGATTGTCTTGCATATCAAGGTCAACATACTTGAAGAAGCGAAGTCCCTCTTCAGTAAGAGTCCCTGTTTTATCAGTACAAAGAACATCCATGTTTCCTAAATCTTCTATTGCTGCCAGCTTTTTTGTAACAACCTTATTTTTTGCAAGTTTTAGGCTACCTACTGAAAGCGCTATAGTAATTATTGCTGGAAGCGCTTCTGGAGTTATGCCAACAGCTAAGGCAAGCGCAAAGAGGGCTGAGTCAAGAAGAGGATTTTTCTCTCCATGACCTGCCAAATAGTTTGTAATAAATACAAAAAGAGTGATTGCAGCCATTAACTTCATAAGCATAAATCCAAACTTTCTTACACTAATCTGAAAATCGGATTCGGGCACACGCGAAGAAAAGACTGCAGTAGTCTTCCCAAAAAACGTATTATTACCAGTGAATACAACTACGCCTATGGCATAGCCTTCAAGGATCGTTGTTCCCATAAAGAGTCCATTTGATATTTCTTGAGGAGTGTTTGATGATGGGGGGGAGGGACGGACGTTTTTTTCAACCGGTCTTGATTCTCCAGTTAAGATACTTTGGTCTACAATAATGCCTGACCTTGACTCCAAAATACGCAAGTCAGCTGGGACTATGTCTCCAAGACCGACAGAGACGACATCGCCAGGGACAAGCTCGGAGGAGGATATTTGGAACTTCTTACCTCCTCTTATTACGGTAGCTTTATAGCTGTAATATTTTTTGAGTTCGGACAAAACCTTTTCTGCTTTGTATTCTTGAAAGAAGCCAAAAACGACGCTTGCAAGGATAAGTAAAAAAATCACAAGAGAATCAAGTAGGTCTCCAAGGAAGATAGATATGAGGCACCCAAAAAGAAGTATTAGAATGGGGGGAGTCTTTAGTTGAGATAGCAGGATTTCTTGGCTGTTGCGTCTATCTTTGTCAGGAATTATGTTTGGTCCGTATTTTTCCAGTCTATTTTTTGCTTCTTTTTCGGAAAGACCGTATGGGGAGCTTGCAAGCTCAGCTAATAGAGCATTCGCCTCTAAAGACCATATGGTTGAGTTCACAGAGATGGATGTTATAAAAAAGGTTAAAAATATATTTGAGTAAGAGTGCTTGAAAATAATTTAAATATAGGATGGCATTATTTTTATCAAGCTGAGGTCGCATAGCCTGGTTAGTGCGCTGGATTGCTAATCCAGTGTCGAAAGACGCGCAGGTTCAAAGCAAAAAAATGTATCAAGCTTCGTGGGGAAAATCCTGCCCTCAGCGTTTTTTATTGTTTTTATAGTTTCTACTTTCTTCGGAAATTAGGAGAGTATTGAGAAGGATTAGAGAATGGGAGGGTCCGGTATTGCCGAACGCACAAGTAGGGGTTGTTTGGGCCCGTGCTCCGCCTTGGCTCCTCCAAGCACAAATACAAAAATCTTAGGGCTGCTCCTTCCGGCCTGACCCGGTTCGATTTTTGCTTCGCCCTGCAGGTCAAGACATCTACGCACTAGAGCCCAAGCCGCCTGACTTGGGCGAAAGCGACGCAACCGGATTTTCGGTCCTGCCTTGAGGGGACATGCAGTTACAAGGGACCCCTAGCCCCCCGACCTATCCCATAAATTTAGGGATTATTTCATTTATAAGATTTCGTTATTATGGCTTTTTCAAATAAACAAAAACAGGATTACCCAAAAAGTTATATATAAGAGGTGATTAAGGATGTTTAGGCGTTGATAGGAAGGGTGATGGGAATGCAGGCTGATGAGGGAGAGGGGTTTAAAGGGCAGGACAAAGTGTATGTAGAAAATGAAAACATCGGCCCAAAGATAATGGTAGTTGGTGTGGGTGGAGCAGGTTGCAATACAATAAATAGAATAATTAGAGGAGGGGGAGGAGCATACGCTGAGCTTCTTGCTATAAATACCGATAAGGTCCATTTGTCTACAGTCTCAAACGAAGCAAAGAGAATACTTATAGGAAAGGGAGTAACTAAGGGACTTGGTGCAGGAGGGTTTCCTGAAATAGGAAAGAAATGCGCAATGGTAGCAAAAAAAGAGCTTGAGAACATACTTCAAGGTGTTGATCTCCTTTTCATTACTGCAGGAATGGGAGGCGGCACAGGAACTGGTGCAGCACCAGTAATTGCTCAAATAGCAAAGGAAGCTGGCGCTATCGTTGTCTCAATGGTTACTTATCCATTTAATCTGGAGCGATCAAGATTGAAAATAGCGCAAGAAGGAGTAGATGAACTTTGCAAGAGTTCAGATACGTTAGTCTTGATAGATAACAATAGATTATTGAATTATGCCCCGAATATCCCGATTGAGAAGGCTTTTGAACTTGTAGACGAGATTACTTCAAAAGCAGTTAAAGGGATTGTAGAGACGATATCTGTGCCTTCACTTATAAATCTGGATTTTGCTGACGTCAGGTCAGTGATGAATGAAGGCGGAGTTTCTATGATTGCTGTTGGTGAGGCTTCGGGAGTGGATAGAGTAAATACAATTGCAGAAAACACTCTAAAGCATAGATTACTAGATGTTGATTATGAAGGCGCTAAGGGGGTGCTGCTTCACATAACTGGTGGACAGGACCTTACTCTTGGTGATGCAACAGCTGTTGGAGAGAGGTTTACTGAGATGGTTGACAAAAGTGCCAATGTAACTTTGGGAGCAAGAATTGACCCCGCAATGCGAGATAGAATTGAAGTAATCGCAATCTTTACCGGAGTAAAATCAGAAAGCCTGATGGGTAAAAAGAACGACGAAGGAGAAGGAAGAATCGAAGATCTGTTATTTTAGAAGTCCAGATAAGAGTGTAAGGAGCTAGCTTTCCGTTTATCTGGGCATTTTTATTTGGGAAGGAAGAGCTTTTAGTGATTTCCCGAGCCGATGAATTCTTGGAGTGCTACTGTTCCGTAGGCTCCCTTTTGTAGTGAGAACCTGAAGAGTCCACTCTCTCTTACAAATGAGAAGTCCACCATAGGCGCAAGAGCAGACCTATAAGCGCCTTTTACTGAAAGAGCTGGGAACTTTTTAATTTTGAAAAGTGAGAGAGTTATTCCTTCCTCTTCTAAAAGCTTCTTTTCTATCTCAGTTAGTTCGCTTTCTTTTGTTTCGTATCCTAGCAGTTTGCAGACCAAAAAAGAGTTATTCTGCGACCCATCTTTTTTG is from Candidatus Anstonellales archaeon and encodes:
- the ftsZ gene encoding cell division protein FtsZ; translated protein: MQADEGEGFKGQDKVYVENENIGPKIMVVGVGGAGCNTINRIIRGGGGAYAELLAINTDKVHLSTVSNEAKRILIGKGVTKGLGAGGFPEIGKKCAMVAKKELENILQGVDLLFITAGMGGGTGTGAAPVIAQIAKEAGAIVVSMVTYPFNLERSRLKIAQEGVDELCKSSDTLVLIDNNRLLNYAPNIPIEKAFELVDEITSKAVKGIVETISVPSLINLDFADVRSVMNEGGVSMIAVGEASGVDRVNTIAENTLKHRLLDVDYEGAKGVLLHITGGQDLTLGDATAVGERFTEMVDKSANVTLGARIDPAMRDRIEVIAIFTGVKSESLMGKKNDEGEGRIEDLLF